Below is a genomic region from Spiroplasma endosymbiont of Dioctria linearis.
TTATAGAGGTAATAAATGAAAAACATTTTAATCAGATATGGAGAGTTAACACTAAAAGGAAATAATAGAAATGCGTTTATTAGCAAATTAATTCAAAATATAAAATATAAGCTAAAAAAGTATAAAGATATTATTTTTTATAAAAAAGACCATAATAGTTTAGTATTAGAAATTAAAGATGAAAATAAATTAAAAGAAATTTGTGATATATTACAAAATATTTTTGGTATATATTCTTTATCGATTGTAGAAATTGTAGAAAAAGATTTGGATTTAATTTTACAAAGATGTTTAGAAGTGGCAAGTCAACATAAAGGAACATTTAAAGTTGAAGTTGAAAGAAAAGATAAGAGCTTTCAAATAAGTTCACAAGATTTAAAAACAAAAATAGCAGTTAATATACTTAAAAATAATCAAAATATTAGTGTCAATGTCCATAATCCACAATTGAAAATAACAGTTATTATAAAACATAATGGTGCTTTTATATTTACCTCAAGAATAAATGCATCAAAAGGTTTACCTGTTGGAGTTAGTGGTAAAGGTTTATCTCTTCTAAGTGGTGGAATTGACTCACCAGTAGCTAGTTATTTAACTTTAAAAAGGGGTATGCAAGTTGATTTCTTACATTTTATGACTCCACCTCATACTTCAAAAGAAGCATTGGATAAAGTTTTTCAATTAACAAGTAAGATAGAGAAGTATAATCAAAGTAATTTCTCGCTTTACATTTGTGATTTTTCAATTATTTTAAAAGAATTAATGCATATAAAAGAAGAGTCTTACAGAATTACAATTATGAGAAGAATTTTTATTAGAATAGCAAATAAGCTATGTGACTTA
It encodes:
- the thiI gene encoding tRNA uracil 4-sulfurtransferase ThiI, producing the protein MKNILIRYGELTLKGNNRNAFISKLIQNIKYKLKKYKDIIFYKKDHNSLVLEIKDENKLKEICDILQNIFGIYSLSIVEIVEKDLDLILQRCLEVASQHKGTFKVEVERKDKSFQISSQDLKTKIAVNILKNNQNISVNVHNPQLKITVIIKHNGAFIFTSRINASKGLPVGVSGKGLSLLSGGIDSPVASYLTLKRGMQVDFLHFMTPPHTSKEALDKVFQLTSKIEKYNQSNFSLYICDFSIILKELMHIKEESYRITIMRRIFIRIANKLCDLIKAHAIITGESLGQVASQTIESINVINEVSKLPILRPVLTCDKEEIIEISKKIDTYDISILPFDDVCSMYVPKNPVTKPKSFIAQKQEENLLLDELIDYTLDNLIKTYIWKDGELCEKEKN